From one Bacteroides intestinalis DSM 17393 genomic stretch:
- a CDS encoding TlpA disulfide reductase family protein: protein MNTQLKTIFVFLFLVCTLRGTAQNFSIDYPSYQNRNSDALEISRIVRNDTATILYMDAYSRPNYWIRLASGLSLHGNQTGKNYPIIRSQGFELDKEVYMPASGNVTFSLQFAPLAPQEKMIDFIEGANKGDFQIKSISLNEQEKKGKIHCHISGKVIDSPQSSRLVLMKAHKNPSSSPWLSIPIRNGEFQYDFYADHEEVYEVFIWNDMLTGSWLPSLFFAENGPVSFTLYPASTRKPGLVSTSNPLTCELQQLESERKAKFNFDSLYAQMNKLYEENRFESEALQTLWKRIEQVKDNNEERNNIYRERDRLEESGEAYTEEGKALLVKIKQLNEEMNQWTIKHIKQNPSLPGLYVLTSKTEMARKGEDVTPFLNAYQETFASLYPEHPYSQQMQMLIKNGQPEIGKPYVDFSAPDLDGNKVQISKYIQGKVALIDLWASWCGPCRINSKQVIPIYEKYKNKGFTVIGVAREQGSDARMKEAIKKDGYPWLNLIELNDTNQIWTKYRIPNAAGGTFLVNAEGIILAINPTVEEIESILQKELLTP from the coding sequence ATGAACACACAGCTAAAAACTATTTTTGTTTTCCTTTTTCTTGTCTGTACCCTACGGGGAACTGCGCAGAACTTTTCAATCGACTATCCATCCTATCAAAACAGAAATAGCGATGCACTTGAAATCAGCCGGATCGTCCGTAATGATACAGCCACTATTTTATATATGGATGCCTATTCGCGCCCTAACTATTGGATACGTCTGGCTTCGGGTCTATCACTCCATGGAAATCAAACCGGAAAGAACTATCCTATCATCCGTTCACAAGGTTTCGAGTTGGACAAAGAAGTCTATATGCCTGCCTCGGGAAATGTAACTTTCAGCCTTCAATTTGCTCCTCTTGCCCCCCAAGAAAAGATGATTGATTTCATAGAGGGAGCCAATAAAGGAGATTTTCAAATTAAAAGCATAAGCCTCAACGAGCAAGAAAAGAAAGGAAAGATTCATTGTCACATTTCAGGCAAAGTAATCGATAGTCCGCAATCCAGCCGACTCGTATTGATGAAAGCCCATAAAAATCCCAGTAGCAGCCCATGGCTATCAATACCTATACGCAATGGAGAATTTCAATATGATTTCTACGCTGATCATGAAGAAGTATACGAAGTCTTTATCTGGAATGATATGCTTACCGGTAGCTGGCTCCCTTCTCTCTTCTTTGCAGAAAATGGTCCTGTTTCTTTCACCCTATACCCGGCCAGTACCAGAAAACCGGGACTAGTGAGCACAAGTAACCCATTAACCTGTGAGTTACAACAATTGGAGAGTGAAAGAAAAGCCAAATTCAATTTTGACTCTTTATACGCTCAAATGAATAAATTATACGAAGAAAACCGTTTCGAAAGTGAAGCACTGCAAACTCTTTGGAAAAGAATCGAGCAAGTTAAGGACAACAATGAAGAACGAAATAATATCTACAGAGAAAGAGACCGTCTTGAGGAGAGCGGAGAAGCATACACGGAAGAAGGAAAAGCTCTTTTGGTAAAAATTAAGCAATTAAACGAAGAAATGAATCAATGGACTATAAAGCATATTAAACAGAATCCTTCCTTACCCGGACTATATGTTCTGACAAGTAAGACAGAAATGGCACGCAAAGGCGAAGACGTTACTCCATTTCTGAATGCCTATCAGGAAACTTTTGCCTCTCTCTATCCGGAGCACCCTTATAGTCAGCAAATGCAAATGCTCATTAAAAACGGACAACCGGAAATTGGAAAACCATATGTCGATTTCTCAGCTCCTGACCTAGATGGAAACAAAGTACAAATATCAAAATATATTCAGGGAAAGGTAGCGTTAATTGATTTATGGGCATCTTGGTGCGGTCCATGTCGTATAAACTCCAAGCAAGTTATTCCCATATATGAAAAATATAAGAATAAGGGATTCACTGTCATCGGTGTGGCACGTGAACAAGGAAGTGATGCCCGCATGAAAGAAGCTATCAAAAAAGATGGCTATCCTTGGTTAAATCTTATTGAGCTCAATGACACCAATCAGATATGGACGAAATACCGGATACCGAATGCTGCCGGAGGTACTTTTCTTGTGAATGCTGAGGGAATCATTCTTGCTATAAATCCCACAGTTGAAGAAATAGAAAGTATTCTTCAAAAGGAACTTTTAACTCCTTAA
- a CDS encoding CapA family protein translates to MRRISPLTLLFFLVSCNSAAQEQVVSGASDTIPSAKVTLLFVGDLMQHNAQLEAARTSQGTHDYSLCFSLVKEQISRADIAIGNLEVTLGGKPYAGYPAFSAPDEFLYAIRDVGFDILLTANNHCLDRGKKGLERTILMLDSLHIPYIGTYRNKEERRQHYPLLIHKNGFRIVFLNYTYDTNGVKPTSPNIVNYIDKKIMQQDIDTARTWQPDAIIACMHWGNEYQSLPSREQRQLADWLLEQGVTHIIGSHPHVIQPMELRTDTLTGTQHAIVYSLGNFISNMSNVNTDGGLVFTLELEKDTVTPSIPNIRTRHCGYNLVWTARPTLTKEKNYIIYPTDSTSVSKLPEAARNHLNIFVKNSRKLLQQHNVGIKENKK, encoded by the coding sequence ATGAGAAGAATATCTCCCCTCACACTACTTTTCTTTCTTGTGTCATGCAACAGTGCGGCACAAGAACAAGTAGTATCAGGAGCATCTGACACCATTCCTTCTGCTAAAGTCACATTATTATTTGTCGGTGACTTGATGCAACACAATGCACAACTTGAAGCTGCGCGTACAAGTCAGGGGACTCATGATTACTCTCTTTGTTTCTCTCTTGTGAAAGAGCAGATAAGTAGAGCAGACATCGCTATTGGAAATCTTGAAGTCACCCTCGGCGGAAAGCCATATGCAGGCTATCCTGCTTTTTCGGCACCAGATGAGTTTTTATATGCTATTCGAGATGTTGGATTCGACATACTATTAACTGCAAACAATCATTGTCTGGATCGCGGAAAGAAGGGGCTGGAACGTACTATCCTGATGTTGGATTCTTTACATATTCCATATATAGGCACTTATCGGAATAAAGAGGAACGTCGCCAACACTATCCCCTGCTTATTCATAAAAACGGATTTCGTATCGTCTTTCTCAATTATACTTATGACACAAACGGGGTCAAGCCCACCTCTCCCAATATAGTGAACTATATAGATAAGAAAATCATGCAACAGGACATTGATACCGCGCGGACATGGCAGCCCGATGCTATCATTGCCTGCATGCATTGGGGAAACGAATACCAGTCACTCCCCAGCCGGGAACAGCGGCAGTTGGCAGATTGGTTATTGGAACAAGGAGTAACGCATATCATCGGCTCACACCCCCATGTCATACAGCCAATGGAGTTACGTACCGATACTCTTACCGGAACGCAACATGCCATAGTCTATTCTTTAGGGAATTTCATATCTAATATGAGTAATGTAAATACTGACGGTGGTCTCGTATTTACATTAGAGTTGGAAAAAGACACAGTTACTCCATCTATTCCCAATATTCGCACCCGCCATTGCGGATATAATTTAGTATGGACGGCACGTCCTACTCTCACCAAAGAAAAGAATTATATCATCTATCCAACTGATTCCACATCAGTTTCAAAGCTCCCGGAAGCTGCACGTAACCATCTGAATATCTTCGTCAAAAACTCCCGAAAGCTCCTCCAACAGCACAATGTAGGAATTAAGGAGAATAAAAAATAA
- a CDS encoding helix-turn-helix domain-containing protein → MDTHQERLSRLNHALLSGKDVCSSEGMLRDFPESLKKPFQVNGVGLVVCRQGSFMFTLNQKDFSAKANETLFIPGGSVFQVCRQSEDAEVFILVYQTEPIRDIIGNCVTSMHLYSQLATEPCYVWSTGEENEVLKYMSLLDNTLRIEENTFNHYEQKLLLLGLTYRLCSIYNRKLITQRASVGHKHDIFIRLIQLIEMHYMEQRGVEFYADKLCLSPKYLSVLSKSICGYTVQELVFKAIIRKSISLLKNTQKSIQEISDYFNFPNASYFGTFFRKQTGTSPQQYRRK, encoded by the coding sequence ATGGATACTCATCAGGAACGTTTGTCTCGTCTTAACCATGCATTGTTAAGTGGAAAGGATGTTTGTAGTTCGGAAGGTATGCTTCGTGATTTCCCTGAGTCACTGAAGAAACCGTTTCAAGTGAATGGAGTGGGGTTGGTGGTTTGCCGTCAGGGAAGTTTTATGTTTACTCTGAATCAGAAGGATTTTTCGGCCAAAGCGAATGAAACTCTTTTTATCCCCGGTGGTTCTGTCTTTCAGGTATGCCGTCAGTCGGAAGATGCGGAAGTATTTATTCTTGTCTACCAGACAGAGCCGATACGTGATATTATAGGCAATTGTGTGACTTCCATGCATCTTTATTCGCAACTTGCTACGGAGCCGTGTTACGTATGGAGCACAGGTGAAGAGAATGAAGTCCTGAAATATATGTCTCTTCTGGACAACACTTTACGGATAGAGGAAAATACATTCAATCACTATGAACAGAAGTTGTTATTGTTGGGATTGACGTATCGGCTTTGCTCCATTTATAATCGTAAACTTATCACTCAAAGAGCCTCGGTAGGACATAAGCACGATATTTTCATACGGTTGATTCAGTTGATTGAAATGCATTACATGGAGCAGCGTGGCGTGGAGTTTTATGCAGATAAACTTTGTTTGTCGCCTAAGTATCTCTCTGTACTGTCCAAGTCGATTTGTGGATATACGGTGCAGGAGCTGGTGTTCAAAGCCATTATCCGCAAAAGCATTTCATTGCTTAAGAACACGCAGAAGAGCATACAGGAAATATCTGATTACTTCAACTTTCCTAATGCTTCCTACTTCGGTACGTTTTTCAGGAAACAGACAGGGACATCTCCGCAGCAGTATCGGAGAAAATAA
- a CDS encoding MFS transporter produces the protein MPSYPKNYPFYNWVPKPVGIIIMLLLFIPILTVGGVYSVNSTEMMSGLGIISEHIQFTNFVTSIGMAAFAPFLYRLMRIRREKMMCLAGFSLMYVFSYICAETDSIFILALCSLLMGFLRMVLMMVNLFTLIKYAAGMEATRNITPGLEPDDDKGWNKLDIDRCVSQPGIYLFFMILGQLGTSLTAWLAFEYEWQYVYYFMMGTVLLSILVIFITMPYHKFATRRFPINFRQFGNVAVFCITLVCITYVLVYGKVLDWYDDASIRTATLVAAVSACIFFYMEKNRHSHYFLLDVFKLRTIRMGILLYLLLMIFNSSAMFVNVFTGIGMKLDNYQNATLGNWCMAGYAIGAISSMILGSKGVHFKYLFAAGFLFLGLSAVFMYFEVQSAGLYERMKYPVIIRATGMMFLYALTAAYATQRMPYKYLSTWICVMLTVRMVLGPGIGGALYSNILQERQQHYVTRYAQNVDMLHPEASASFIQTVQGMQYQGKSKQDAINMAAMSTKGRIQVQATLSAVKEMAGWTVYGCLICMIFVLIIPYPKRKLLT, from the coding sequence ATGCCCTCGTACCCTAAAAACTATCCCTTCTACAACTGGGTGCCTAAACCGGTAGGCATCATCATCATGTTGTTGCTCTTTATCCCCATCCTTACGGTGGGTGGCGTTTACTCTGTCAACAGCACCGAGATGATGAGTGGACTGGGCATCATCTCCGAGCATATTCAGTTCACTAATTTCGTCACTTCTATCGGAATGGCGGCTTTCGCTCCTTTCCTGTATCGCTTGATGCGTATCCGCCGGGAGAAGATGATGTGTCTGGCGGGGTTCTCGCTCATGTATGTCTTTAGCTATATCTGTGCGGAGACGGACAGTATATTTATTCTGGCGCTTTGCAGTCTGCTCATGGGCTTCTTGCGGATGGTGTTGATGATGGTCAATCTGTTTACGCTTATCAAGTACGCTGCCGGAATGGAAGCTACCCGTAACATCACTCCGGGACTGGAACCTGATGATGATAAGGGTTGGAATAAACTGGATATTGACCGATGCGTCAGCCAACCGGGTATTTACCTGTTCTTTATGATTTTAGGGCAATTGGGCACATCGCTAACGGCATGGCTGGCTTTTGAGTATGAATGGCAGTATGTGTATTATTTTATGATGGGTACTGTGTTGCTTTCCATTTTGGTTATCTTTATCACAATGCCTTATCATAAGTTTGCTACGCGCCGTTTTCCTATCAACTTCAGGCAGTTCGGCAATGTGGCGGTGTTCTGCATTACATTGGTGTGCATCACTTATGTGCTGGTTTATGGCAAGGTCCTGGATTGGTATGATGATGCGTCCATCCGCACTGCCACATTGGTTGCGGCTGTATCTGCCTGTATCTTTTTCTATATGGAGAAGAACCGCCATTCACATTACTTCCTGTTGGATGTCTTTAAGTTACGTACCATTCGTATGGGTATTTTGCTTTATCTGTTACTGATGATATTCAATTCGAGTGCTATGTTTGTCAATGTGTTTACGGGCATCGGGATGAAACTGGATAATTACCAGAATGCGACATTGGGCAACTGGTGTATGGCAGGTTATGCGATTGGTGCTATCTCTTCTATGATATTGGGTTCCAAGGGAGTGCATTTCAAGTATCTGTTTGCAGCCGGTTTCCTGTTTCTCGGATTGTCGGCAGTATTCATGTATTTCGAAGTGCAGAGTGCCGGATTATACGAGCGGATGAAGTATCCGGTCATTATCCGTGCCACCGGCATGATGTTCCTTTATGCCTTGACTGCTGCCTATGCTACGCAACGCATGCCCTATAAGTACCTTTCTACTTGGATTTGCGTCATGCTTACCGTGCGTATGGTGTTGGGACCCGGCATCGGAGGTGCTCTTTACTCGAATATATTGCAGGAGCGTCAGCAGCATTATGTCACCCGCTATGCACAAAATGTGGATATGCTTCATCCCGAGGCTTCCGCTTCGTTTATCCAGACTGTTCAAGGCATGCAATATCAGGGAAAGAGTAAGCAGGATGCAATCAATATGGCGGCAATGTCTACCAAAGGGCGGATTCAGGTGCAGGCTACCCTGTCTGCCGTAAAGGAAATGGCGGGCTGGACTGTATACGGCTGCCTTATTTGTATGATATTTGTACTGATTATTCCTTATCCTAAGCGGAAATTATTAACTTAG
- a CDS encoding HlyD family secretion protein: METVENNSASSTHQEKAKKLRKLRRWQVVISLLGIGVMIWGVIQVVCLFLDYKQTETSNDAQIEQYISPVNLRASGYIRKIYFTEHQEVRKGDTLLVLDDREYKIRVMEAEAALKDAQAGATVIGATLQTTQTTASVYDASISEIEIRLAKLEKDRQRYENLVKRNAATPIQLEQIETEYEATHKKLEAVKRQRKAALSGVNEVSHRRESTEAAIQRATAALEMAKLNLSYTVVVAPCDGKLGRRALEEGQFISAGQTITYILPDTQKWIVANYKETQIENLHLGQEVVITVDAISDREFTGTVTAISGATGSKYSLVPTDNSAGNFVKIQQRIPVRIDFTNLSKEDNGKLAAGMMVVVKAKL, from the coding sequence ATGGAAACAGTAGAAAACAATAGCGCATCCAGTACGCATCAGGAGAAAGCAAAGAAGTTGAGAAAATTACGCCGTTGGCAAGTCGTAATCAGCCTGTTGGGAATAGGTGTCATGATTTGGGGAGTCATACAGGTGGTCTGTCTCTTCCTGGATTACAAGCAGACCGAAACCAGCAACGATGCCCAAATAGAACAGTATATATCTCCTGTCAACCTGCGTGCCTCGGGTTATATCAGGAAGATTTATTTTACCGAACACCAGGAAGTTCGCAAGGGAGACACCTTGCTTGTATTGGACGACCGTGAATATAAAATCCGCGTTATGGAAGCCGAAGCCGCCCTGAAGGATGCACAGGCAGGCGCCACCGTCATTGGAGCCACCTTGCAGACTACGCAAACCACCGCATCCGTTTACGATGCTTCCATTTCTGAAATAGAAATCCGCTTGGCCAAACTGGAGAAGGACCGCCAGCGTTATGAAAATCTGGTGAAACGGAACGCTGCAACTCCCATTCAGTTGGAGCAGATAGAAACAGAATATGAAGCCACACACAAGAAACTGGAAGCTGTGAAGCGTCAACGGAAGGCGGCTCTCTCGGGAGTGAACGAAGTGTCTCATCGCCGTGAGAGTACCGAGGCTGCCATCCAACGGGCAACGGCTGCCTTGGAAATGGCTAAGCTGAACCTGTCTTATACAGTGGTCGTAGCCCCTTGCGACGGAAAGTTGGGACGCCGTGCCTTGGAGGAAGGTCAATTCATCTCGGCAGGGCAGACCATCACTTACATCTTGCCCGATACGCAGAAGTGGATTGTTGCCAATTATAAAGAAACCCAGATTGAGAATCTGCATCTTGGGCAGGAGGTGGTTATCACGGTGGATGCCATCAGCGACAGAGAATTCACAGGAACTGTTACGGCTATTTCGGGGGCTACGGGTTCTAAATATTCGTTGGTTCCCACCGATAATTCTGCCGGAAACTTTGTGAAGATACAACAGCGCATACCGGTTCGTATCGATTTCACCAATCTCTCCAAAGAAGATAATGGGAAACTGGCGGCAGGTATGATGGTAGTTGTGAAAGCTAAACTCTGA
- a CDS encoding TolC family protein has translation MRRLLFIFSFFCLPVASAGAQDTLALEDCLKIGIENNLSLQSKRKEIQKGRYGISENRARLLPQINGFANYNDNIDPPVSVTDGSVYGNPYNVTHTLQYSANAGLQLQMPLYNQTLYTSISIARTMDEMNRLTYEKAREDLILQVCKMYYLGQVTAEQIALIKANITRLEELQNITQAFYDNGMAMEVDVKRVNINLENLKVQYDNAQAMLEQQLNLLKYIIDYPAEKQIALVPVNTETITPVALTGLSENLYELQLLQSQRQLAEQQKKMIGYRYIPSLNLTGNWMFSAYTDKAYHWFHSGPSGHWYRSYGLGLSLRVPIFDGLDKRYKTRKAVIDIENIKLAQENTRKNLQTQYLNATNDLMNNQRNFKKQKDNYLLAEDVYTVTMDRYREGITSMTEVLQDEMRMSEAQNNYISAHYNYRVTNLMLLKLTGQIESLVK, from the coding sequence ATGAGAAGGTTACTGTTCATTTTTTCCTTTTTCTGCCTGCCCGTTGCGAGTGCAGGCGCACAAGATACCCTGGCATTGGAAGACTGTCTGAAGATAGGCATTGAGAACAACCTGTCCCTGCAAAGTAAACGGAAAGAGATACAAAAGGGAAGGTATGGCATCTCCGAGAACCGGGCACGATTGTTGCCCCAAATCAATGGTTTTGCCAATTATAATGATAACATCGATCCGCCTGTCTCCGTTACCGACGGCTCAGTTTACGGCAATCCCTACAATGTGACTCATACCCTGCAATACAGTGCCAACGCAGGATTGCAGCTCCAAATGCCACTCTATAACCAAACCCTCTACACCAGCATCTCCATTGCGCGGACGATGGACGAGATGAACCGCCTCACCTACGAAAAGGCGAGGGAAGACCTCATCCTGCAAGTCTGCAAAATGTATTACCTGGGGCAGGTCACCGCCGAGCAAATCGCACTGATAAAAGCCAATATCACCCGTCTTGAAGAATTGCAGAACATCACGCAGGCCTTCTATGACAACGGAATGGCAATGGAAGTCGATGTGAAACGGGTGAACATCAATCTCGAAAACCTGAAAGTACAGTATGACAATGCACAGGCCATGCTGGAACAACAACTGAACCTGCTGAAATACATCATCGATTATCCCGCAGAAAAGCAAATAGCCTTAGTGCCGGTGAATACCGAAACCATCACCCCCGTAGCATTGACCGGACTTTCGGAGAACTTATATGAACTCCAACTGCTGCAATCGCAACGGCAACTGGCCGAGCAGCAAAAGAAGATGATTGGTTACAGATACATCCCTTCCCTGAATCTGACGGGCAACTGGATGTTTTCCGCTTACACCGATAAGGCTTACCACTGGTTTCATTCCGGTCCTTCCGGTCATTGGTACCGTTCCTATGGCCTGGGCCTCTCGCTGCGTGTCCCCATTTTCGATGGTCTGGACAAACGCTATAAAACCCGCAAGGCCGTCATTGATATCGAAAACATCAAACTGGCACAGGAGAACACCCGCAAGAATTTGCAGACCCAATACCTGAATGCCACCAACGACCTGATGAACAACCAGCGGAATTTCAAAAAGCAGAAAGATAATTATTTGCTCGCCGAAGATGTGTATACCGTCACTATGGACCGATACCGCGAAGGCATCACCTCAATGACCGAAGTGCTGCAAGACGAAATGCGGATGAGCGAAGCCCAGAACAACTACATCAGCGCCCACTACAATTATCGGGTGACCAACCTTATGTTGCTGAAACTGACCGGGCAAATAGAATCATTAGTCAAATAA